The genomic DNA CGCCGCAACGGCGACGGCCAGGCAGCCGACGACAGCGACGAGACGCCGCATCAGTCCTCACCCACCGTCATCGACGGCATATCGAGGAACGCGGTCTCGTAGCCGGCGTGCCGGGAGACCTGCGGCGGCGACTCGACCACCAGCTCGAAGGGGCTGTCGGGGCGGTCGATTGCCGCGCCGTAGTGCAGGCCGAGTTCGCTGTCGAGAGTCTGTTCGAGGGTCGTTTCAACCGGCCCCTCGGTTGAGAGCGCCATATCAGCCAGCGGGACCCTGTTGTACGGCGTTCGCGGCGAGACGAGCAGGTACCCATCGTCGGCGAACCGCGACGCTTCGAGATGCCGGACGACGAACCGGGCGTCGCCGCTCTCGTGGACACCGAGGTCGACGCCGGGGTATTCGTCGGCCTCGGGAAGTGCGGAAAACGGCATCTGGTGGCCATCGTGGCTGTTGTGGCCGTTGTGGTCGTTATGGTCGCTGTGGCCGTTGTGGCTGCCGTGGTCGTTGTGGTCGTTGTGACTGTCGTGGTCGCTATGGTCGTCGTGACCATGTTCCATCGGCGGTGCGAGCGCACCTCGCTGCCCCCACTCGTCTTGGTCGAGGTATTCGACACCGCCGATGACCTGTTCGCGGAAGTCGTCGTCGTACTCGAACTCGAAGCTCATCGTCGCCGGCTCTTCGAACCGGCCGTCGAAGTCGCCGGTTCGTCGGGCCTGAATCGGGTTGATGTCGACCTCGACCGTGTAGGTGTCGTCGGCCGGCAGCGGCACGTTGTCACCGAAGTGAAAGCCCATCGTCTGGGAAATCATCGGCCACGGCGCGCGCTGGTCGACGATGTTGCCGTCGCGCAGCACCCGCATCTCGGCACCGGCGTCGGTCGGCAGCACGCGGCCGGTTTCAGCGTCCCACAGCGTCACCATCAGATGAACACCGCGGGCCTGCTCCGGGATGACTTCCTCACTCTCCTCACCGGTGATAAGCCAAAACGAGTGGGGATAGGTCACCATCGGGGAAAGACGGTAGTCGCCGGCCTCAACGGCCGGCAGGTGCCGCATCGCCTCCCGGTGGGTCGGTTTGTAAACGGCGTTCGGCGGGTCGTCGACCTGCGGAATGTTCGGAACGGCATCCGGCTGGTCTTCGGGTTCGCCGTCGTCCGGTTCTTCGGGGCTGTCCTCTTCGGGGTCGTCGGGCTGCTCGGCCGTACAGCCGGCGAACGCGCCGAGTGCGGCCAGTGCACTTGAGCCAAGCAGTCGTCGTCTCGTGTATCGTGTCATCGTACTACTATATTGGGTCAAAAGCTGTCGTGGGCTACAGGCTGGGAAGCGAGCGGTCCTCGCGCGGCGGCACGATGAAGTTCCCGCGCCGCCGGACGAAGATGTACTGGAGGATGCCGTTGTTGAGTCGCTGGCCGACGCCGTCGCCAGCCAGATCGGCTCCGGTCATCGCGTCGCGGACCTCGACGAACTCGTCGACCGTCCGCTGAAGTGAAACGAAGTGAACCCCCGGCTGGTCGCCGTCGACGGTGTTGAAATCACGGCGCAGCAGCGGTGGCGTTCCGTCTTCGTCGCGGGCGCGGGCGGCCTTCTGTGCGTGTCCAACCATTCCCTGATTTCGGGCATGGGACTCGGTTGCCTCGGCGATGTCACCGGCGACGCCGGTTTCGGTGCCGAGTCGCTCGCCGATTTCTCCCACCGACTCGTTGTGGGCGTGTTCGGGGCTGAACATCTTGGCGACGCGCTGGAAATGGCTGTCCTGCTCGAACCACGTCCGCAGTTGGAGACCGAGCGACGAGATGTGCATCGTCGTTCCGCCCGCAAACGGACCGTCCTGTATTGTGACTCGGTCTTCCGGAGCCTGACTCTCCGTGAAGCCGGACCGAAAGCCCATAAAGAAGGGCGCATCCTCGGGTATGGAGTCCGGAACCCCGTCGAGGTCGGTGTGCTGGGTCGGCAGCCCCGGTCCGAGGAAACCGGTGCGCCGCGGCTCCGCAGGCTCGAAAACACCTGACAGCGTCGCTTCCATCGGCGTGCCGTTCGGCGCGTCGACATCGCCTACGAGCGCCTCTTCGGCCTCAAGGACAACGTGCGGGTGGTTGCTCGCCAGATGGATGACAGCGTCGAAGGTGTCGAACTCCGGCGTCTCCATCGAGGTCAACGCCGTCGGTTCCGGAATCGGCGGGTCGCTGTCGACCCGCTCGTCGAAGTAAGCGTGTGAGTAGCCGACGGCGAAGAGCAGGCCCTCCGGGCTGTACTCGTAGGCACGTTCCAGCGACTGGAACGCGGTTTCGACCTGCGTTCTGGCGTCGTCGTCGATGTCGGTCGCAAGCGAGAGCGGCAAGAGGACGTGGTGTTCCGGCGCGACGAGATTACCGTCATCGTCGGTCGGGAGCGTTTCGTCCCACGCGTGCTGTCGGGAAGACCGTGCCTCCGGGTCACCGGACGGCACTGTCGGCTCCTCGTCGCCTCCGTTGCCTCCGGTATCTCCGTCATCGAACGCCTCGAGACACGCGGCGAGTCCCGCAGCACCGCCAGCCGCGACCATCGCGCGTACGTACTCGCGGCGAGAGAGACCGTCTCGCTCCCGGAATTTCATCAACTGTCAGTAGCCGATGGCCCTGCAAATAGCTGTCCCCTCGATTATCGGCTACCGTAACCGGTGACAGCCCGCAATTTGCCATACCACCATACAGTGGCCCTATAAGCCCCTATGAAGCCAAAACTGTACGAAAGTTTACGTCATAGCTACCAGCATTATTTTCTGGTATTTGCGACAGTCGTCAAGATTACAGAATTGCGGCGTTTTGCGGCCTTTCAGTACTGATTTCGAGCCGCACCGTCAACTTTTTCCCCGTGTGGAAGAGAGGCAGTTACAGGATGAAGCGAACAACTCGACGCCGGTTCATCGCATCTGGAGCGGCAGTAGGTGCGATTACCATTGCCGGCTGTGCTGATGAAGACCCCGAGCCGGAACCTGAAGAGACGCCCGAAGACGACGAAACGCCGACTGAGACCGAAGAGGAAGAAGCGGACGTCTTCGAGGCAGGCTACGAGATCTGGGCTGCCGACCAGGGGACGGACACGGTTTACATCTACGAGCCGGCGGACGACTCCGGTGAGGAGTACGACCTCCTCGACGAAATCGACACTGGTGCGGAAGGCGGCCACGTGCCGCACATGGCCGACTACTCGTCGGATTACGAGTACGTCGCCATCCCGTGTACCACGGGTGCGCGGACCCTCATCTACCGAG from Natronomonas pharaonis DSM 2160 includes the following:
- a CDS encoding DUF7350 domain-containing protein, with protein sequence MTRYTRRRLLGSSALAALGAFAGCTAEQPDDPEEDSPEEPDDGEPEDQPDAVPNIPQVDDPPNAVYKPTHREAMRHLPAVEAGDYRLSPMVTYPHSFWLITGEESEEVIPEQARGVHLMVTLWDAETGRVLPTDAGAEMRVLRDGNIVDQRAPWPMISQTMGFHFGDNVPLPADDTYTVEVDINPIQARRTGDFDGRFEEPATMSFEFEYDDDFREQVIGGVEYLDQDEWGQRGALAPPMEHGHDDHSDHDSHNDHNDHGSHNGHSDHNDHNGHNSHDGHQMPFSALPEADEYPGVDLGVHESGDARFVVRHLEASRFADDGYLLVSPRTPYNRVPLADMALSTEGPVETTLEQTLDSELGLHYGAAIDRPDSPFELVVESPPQVSRHAGYETAFLDMPSMTVGED
- a CDS encoding DUF7405 family protein; this encodes MKFRERDGLSRREYVRAMVAAGGAAGLAACLEAFDDGDTGGNGGDEEPTVPSGDPEARSSRQHAWDETLPTDDDGNLVAPEHHVLLPLSLATDIDDDARTQVETAFQSLERAYEYSPEGLLFAVGYSHAYFDERVDSDPPIPEPTALTSMETPEFDTFDAVIHLASNHPHVVLEAEEALVGDVDAPNGTPMEATLSGVFEPAEPRRTGFLGPGLPTQHTDLDGVPDSIPEDAPFFMGFRSGFTESQAPEDRVTIQDGPFAGGTTMHISSLGLQLRTWFEQDSHFQRVAKMFSPEHAHNESVGEIGERLGTETGVAGDIAEATESHARNQGMVGHAQKAARARDEDGTPPLLRRDFNTVDGDQPGVHFVSLQRTVDEFVEVRDAMTGADLAGDGVGQRLNNGILQYIFVRRRGNFIVPPREDRSLPSL